A stretch of the Capsicum annuum cultivar UCD-10X-F1 chromosome 10, UCD10Xv1.1, whole genome shotgun sequence genome encodes the following:
- the LOC107843820 gene encoding pentatricopeptide repeat-containing protein At5g42310, chloroplastic isoform X1 yields MHMQQNLLFRSIPAICTHSVWGFIPVYLKHHINPVKHKILHMSCQLILQSKAKRCGFLVNCLIGTVGNSNNEHQTCHRSGEEISYDLYNESICELCAEGDVDKAMRLLSEMEALGFHPTFVSYSSLIDALGSVGRTLEADAIFQEMLCFSRKPRIKAFNTLLKSFLRKGLLRLADKVLLLLEDLAIDRNLETYEILLEYYVNAGRLEDTWLIVAKMKRESYPLNSFVYSKIIELYRDNGMWKKALGIVEEIREKGLRLDKRLFNSIIDTFGKYGELSESLEVFGKMRREGIKPDFRTWNSLIRWHCKFGHLDTAIDLFNEMQEQGLYPDPKIFIIIITHLVEQGRWDVIDKILENMQGRGHHKSGAIYAVLVDIYGQHGRFQDAEYCLNALKLEGLQLSPSIFCVLAHAYAQQGLCEQTVKVLQIMEAEGMEPNLIMLNMLINAFGNVGRHMEALSIYQHIKEMGITPDVITYSTLMKAFMRAKKFDQVPKIYSEMESVGCTPDRKAREMLQSALMIVEQRHMTLLFPKDPRLKFLPALIREHYLILEITYLRWMKIWQNCLSF; encoded by the exons ATGCATATGCAGCAAAATCTACTTTTTAGATCCATTCCAGCTATATGTACTCATAGTGTGTGGGGCTTTATACCTGTTTATCTGAAGCATCACATTAATCCAGTCAAACACAAGATACTACATATGTCATGTCAGCTTATATTGCAAAGTAAAGCTAAAAGGTGTGGCTTTTTAGTTAATTGTCTTATCGGAACCGTTGGCAACTCTAATAATGAGCACCAGACTTGTCATAGAAGTGGTGAGGAAATTTCATATGATTTATACAATGAGTCCATTTGTGAGTTGTGTGCTGAAGGTGACGTTGATAAGGCTATGAGGTTGCTCTCCGAGATGGAGGCGTTGGGTTTTCATCCAACTTTTGTATCTTATAGCAGCCTGATCGATGCCCTTGGAAGTGTTGGTAGGACTTTGGAAGCTGATGCAATCTTTCAAGAAATGTTATGTTTTAGTCGCAAACCAAGGATAAAGGCGTTCAATACCTTACTTAAGAGCTTCTTGAGAAAAGGCCTCTTAAGGCTGGCAGATAAGGTCTTGTTGTTACTCGAAGATTTGGCTATTGACAGGAACCTAGAAACTTATGAGATCCTGCTTGAATATTATGTCAATGCTGGGCGGTTGGAAGATACTTGGTTAATTGTTGCCAAAATGAAGAGAGAAAGTTATCCTTTAAATTCTTTTGTGTATAGTAAAATAATTGAACTGTATAGGGACAATGGCATGTGGAAAAAAGCACTAGGCATTGTGGAAGAGATCCGCGAGAAGGGGTTACGACTTGATAAGCGCCTCTTTAATAGTATCATTGATACTTTCGGCAAGTATGGTGAGTTGAGTGAGTCCTTAGAAGTGTTTGGAAAAATGCGCCGAGAAGGCATAAAGCCTGATTTTAGAACATGGAATTCTTTGATCCGGTGGCATTGCAAGTTTGGGCATCTAGATACTGCTATAGATTTGTTCAATGAGATGCAGGAGCAAGGACTATACCCTGATCCAAagatcttcattatcattattactCATTTAGTGGAGCAGGGCAGGTGGGATGTTATTGATAAAATTCTCGAGAATATGCAAGGGAGAGGACATCACAAGAGCGGGGCTATTTACGCTGTCTTGGTTGATATATATGGCCAGCACGGGAGATTTCAGGATGCAGAATATTGTTTAAATGCCCTCAAATTGGAAGGTCTTCAGCTTTCGCCTAGCATCTTTTGTGTCCTGGCCCATGCATACGCTCAGCAG GGATTATGTGAGCAGACTGTGAAGGTTCTGCAGATAATGGAAGCCGAAGGAATGGAACCAAACCTTATAATGCTAAATATGTTGATAAATGCTTTTGGGAATGTTGGTAGGCATATGGAGGCACTATCAATTTACCAGCATATAAAGGAAATG GGTATTACTCCTGATGTGATTACTTATAGCACTTTAATGAAGGCTTTTATGAGGGCTAAGAAGTTCGATCAG GTCCCCAAGATATATAGTGAAATGGAATCTGTTGGATGTACACCAGATAGAAAGGCTAGAGAAATGTTGCAATCAGCACTGATGATCGTTGAACAGAGACATATG ACCTTGCTGTTCCCGAAAGACCCTCGTCTCAAAT
- the LOC107843822 gene encoding protein DETOXIFICATION 21 produces the protein MEADISEKLLSEVRVADEDVNLKDKLWNEMKKMWVIAAPAMFTKFSTFGVTVISHSFVGHIGSNELAAYALVSTVLLRFGNGILLGMASGLETLCGQSYGAKQYHMLGIYLQRSWIVLTVTTTLLLPLYIFTTPILKALGQNEEIAKEAGVISLWLIPVTYSFIASYTCQMFLQAQSKNKIITYLAACTLAIHISLSWLLTIKFKFGITGAMISTILAYWLPNVGQLMFIMCGGCKETWKGFTCLAFKDLWPVIKLSLSSGAMLCLEFWYNSILVLLTGNLKNAMVQIDALSICLNINGWEMMISLGFLAAACVRVSNELGRGSAKAASFSIWNTVTTSFVIGFILFLLFLFLCGRLAYLFTDSQDVAKEVEKLSPLLAFSILMNSVQPVLSGVAVGAGWQSIVAYVNIGCYYLVGIPVGVVLGYVFKMQVKGVWVGMIFGTLVQTVVLLIITSKTDWNKQVLIAQQRVKRWLVEAEPNADSQTA, from the exons ATGGAAGCTGATATCAGTGAGAAGTTGTTGAGTGAAGTGCGCGTAGCGGATGAAGATGTGAATCTCAAGGACAAATTATGGAATGAGATGAAGAAAATGTGGGTGATTGCTGCTCCAGCCATGTTTACAAAGTTTTCAACGTTTGGAGTAACTGTTATTAGTCACTCATTTGTTGGTCATATTGGATCTAATGAACTTGCTGCTTATGCTTTAGTCAGTACTGTCCTCCTGAGATTTGGCAATGGCATTCTG TTGGGAATGGCAAGTGGATTAGAAACTTTATGTGGACAGTCCTATGGTGCAAAGCAGTATCACATGCTCGGGATCTATCTCCAACGATCTTGGATCGTCTTGACAGTAACCACAACCCTGCTGTTACCACTCTATATCTTCACAACACCGATCCTAAAAGCTTTAGGACAGAACGAAGAGATAGCTAAAGAGGCCGGAGTCATTTCTTTATGGTTAATACCGGTGACTTATTCCTTCATTGCATCATACACATGCCAAATGTTCTTACAAGCTCAAAGCAAAAACAAGATTATTACATACTTGGCAGCTTGTACTCTAGCTATCCACATTTCCCTCTCCTGGCTTTTGACAATAAAGTTTAAGTTTGGAATCACCGGTGCCATGATATCTACAATTTTGGCATATTGGCTTCCTAATGTTGGTCAGTTAATGTTTATAATGTGTGGAGGATGCAAGGAGACCTGGAAAGGTTTTACATGTTTGGCATTCAAGGATCTTTGGCCTGTAATCAAGCTTTCTTTGTCTTCTGGTGCAATGCTTTG CCTTGAATTCTGGTACAATAGTATACTAGTTCTTCTTACAGGAAACTTGAAAAATGCTATGGTTCAGATTGATGCTCTTTCTATATG CCTTAACATCAATGGTTGGGAAATGATGATATCTCTTGGTTTCTTAGCTGCAGCATG TGTACGAGTGTCAAATGAGCTGGGAAGAGGGAGCGCGAAAGCAGCAAGCTTTTCAATCTGGAATACAGTGACAACATCATTTGTCATTGGCTTCATTCTGTTTCTGTTATTTCTGTTCTTGTGCGGACGTCTGGCTTACTTATTCACAGATAGTCAAGACGTGGCTAAAGAAGTCGAAAAACTGTCTCCTCTGTTGGCGTTTTCCATACTAATGAACAGTGTTCAACCAGTTCTTTCTG GCGTCGCTGTTGGAGCCGGATGGCAGAGCATTGTAGCCTATGTTAACATAGGGTGCTACTATTTAGTAGGCATTCCAGTTGGAGTTGTACTTGGTTATGTTTTCAAAATGCAAGTTAAA GGTGTTTGGGTTGGAATGATTTTTGGTACATTGGTCCAGACAGTTGTACTACTTATAATCACTTCGAAAACTGACTGGAACAAACAG GTATTAATTGCTCAACAGAGAGTGAAGAGGTGGCTAGTAGAAGCTGAACCTAATGCTGACTCACAGACTGCTTAA
- the LOC107843823 gene encoding uncharacterized protein LOC107843823 codes for MDEEEKQEGSDPQLSEMKARLDKLEDTLKENVVESKKQSGDVADKPIDNGVEKEPATTKPGTPNIQEKTTPSSEGKTQAKAALPDRNHIKKMKVPPMTQTNEISRIYYFMIVELSEGFLSGKSLILEHQTLTIAFFC; via the exons atggatgAGGAGGAAAAACAAGAAGGGTCTGATCCACAACTTTCCGAGATGAAAGCAAGATTAGATAAGTTGGAGGATACATTGAAAGAAAATGTGGTCGAGTCCAAGAAACAATCAGGTGATGTTGCCGACAAACCGATTGACAATGGTGTCGAGAAAGAACCTGCAACAACCAAGCCAGGGACTCCTAACATTCAGGAAAAGACAACTCCCTCTAGTGAAGGGAAAACTCAAGCAAAAGCAGCTTTGCCTGATcgaaatcatataaaaaaaatgaaggttCCTCCAATGACGCAAACAAATGAAATCAGTAGGATATATTATTTCATGATAGTCGAGCTTTCCGAAG GTTTTCTTAGCGGAAAAAGCTTAATTTTGGAGCATCAGACATTGACGATAGCATTCTTTTGTTGA
- the LOC107843820 gene encoding pentatricopeptide repeat-containing protein At5g42310, chloroplastic isoform X2 produces the protein MHMQQNLLFRSIPAICTHSVWGFIPVYLKHHINPVKHKILHMSCQLILQSKAKRCGFLVNCLIGTVGNSNNEHQTCHRSGEEISYDLYNESICELCAEGDVDKAMRLLSEMEALGFHPTFVSYSSLIDALGSVGRTLEADAIFQEMLCFSRKPRIKAFNTLLKSFLRKGLLRLADKVLLLLEDLAIDRNLETYEILLEYYVNAGRLEDTWLIVAKMKRESYPLNSFVYSKIIELYRDNGMWKKALGIVEEIREKGLRLDKRLFNSIIDTFGKYGELSESLEVFGKMRREGIKPDFRTWNSLIRWHCKFGHLDTAIDLFNEMQEQGLYPDPKIFIIIITHLVEQGRWDVIDKILENMQGRGHHKSGAIYAVLVDIYGQHGRFQDAEYCLNALKLEGLQLSPSIFCVLAHAYAQQGLCEQTVKVLQIMEAEGMEPNLIMLNMLINAFGNVGRHMEALSIYQHIKEMGITPDVITYSTLMKAFMRAKKFDQVPKIYSEMESVGCTPDRKAREMLQSALMIVEQRHMFICGSTSSCLVYNNLKSCHRPCCSRKTLVSNFFLP, from the exons ATGCATATGCAGCAAAATCTACTTTTTAGATCCATTCCAGCTATATGTACTCATAGTGTGTGGGGCTTTATACCTGTTTATCTGAAGCATCACATTAATCCAGTCAAACACAAGATACTACATATGTCATGTCAGCTTATATTGCAAAGTAAAGCTAAAAGGTGTGGCTTTTTAGTTAATTGTCTTATCGGAACCGTTGGCAACTCTAATAATGAGCACCAGACTTGTCATAGAAGTGGTGAGGAAATTTCATATGATTTATACAATGAGTCCATTTGTGAGTTGTGTGCTGAAGGTGACGTTGATAAGGCTATGAGGTTGCTCTCCGAGATGGAGGCGTTGGGTTTTCATCCAACTTTTGTATCTTATAGCAGCCTGATCGATGCCCTTGGAAGTGTTGGTAGGACTTTGGAAGCTGATGCAATCTTTCAAGAAATGTTATGTTTTAGTCGCAAACCAAGGATAAAGGCGTTCAATACCTTACTTAAGAGCTTCTTGAGAAAAGGCCTCTTAAGGCTGGCAGATAAGGTCTTGTTGTTACTCGAAGATTTGGCTATTGACAGGAACCTAGAAACTTATGAGATCCTGCTTGAATATTATGTCAATGCTGGGCGGTTGGAAGATACTTGGTTAATTGTTGCCAAAATGAAGAGAGAAAGTTATCCTTTAAATTCTTTTGTGTATAGTAAAATAATTGAACTGTATAGGGACAATGGCATGTGGAAAAAAGCACTAGGCATTGTGGAAGAGATCCGCGAGAAGGGGTTACGACTTGATAAGCGCCTCTTTAATAGTATCATTGATACTTTCGGCAAGTATGGTGAGTTGAGTGAGTCCTTAGAAGTGTTTGGAAAAATGCGCCGAGAAGGCATAAAGCCTGATTTTAGAACATGGAATTCTTTGATCCGGTGGCATTGCAAGTTTGGGCATCTAGATACTGCTATAGATTTGTTCAATGAGATGCAGGAGCAAGGACTATACCCTGATCCAAagatcttcattatcattattactCATTTAGTGGAGCAGGGCAGGTGGGATGTTATTGATAAAATTCTCGAGAATATGCAAGGGAGAGGACATCACAAGAGCGGGGCTATTTACGCTGTCTTGGTTGATATATATGGCCAGCACGGGAGATTTCAGGATGCAGAATATTGTTTAAATGCCCTCAAATTGGAAGGTCTTCAGCTTTCGCCTAGCATCTTTTGTGTCCTGGCCCATGCATACGCTCAGCAG GGATTATGTGAGCAGACTGTGAAGGTTCTGCAGATAATGGAAGCCGAAGGAATGGAACCAAACCTTATAATGCTAAATATGTTGATAAATGCTTTTGGGAATGTTGGTAGGCATATGGAGGCACTATCAATTTACCAGCATATAAAGGAAATG GGTATTACTCCTGATGTGATTACTTATAGCACTTTAATGAAGGCTTTTATGAGGGCTAAGAAGTTCGATCAG GTCCCCAAGATATATAGTGAAATGGAATCTGTTGGATGTACACCAGATAGAAAGGCTAGAGAAATGTTGCAATCAGCACTGATGATCGTTGAACAGAGACATATG TTTATCTGTGGTAGCACTTCTTCGTGCCTTGTTTACAACAACCTCAAATCCTGTCACAGACCTTGCTGTTCCCGAAAGACCCTCGTCTCAAAT
- the LOC107843820 gene encoding pentatricopeptide repeat-containing protein At5g42310, chloroplastic isoform X3, with protein sequence MHMQQNLLFRSIPAICTHSVWGFIPVYLKHHINPVKHKILHMSCQLILQSKAKRCGFLVNCLIGTVGNSNNEHQTCHRSGEEISYDLYNESICELCAEGDVDKAMRLLSEMEALGFHPTFVSYSSLIDALGSVGRTLEADAIFQEMLCFSRKPRIKAFNTLLKSFLRKGLLRLADKVLLLLEDLAIDRNLETYEILLEYYVNAGRLEDTWLIVAKMKRESYPLNSFVYSKIIELYRDNGMWKKALGIVEEIREKGLRLDKRLFNSIIDTFGKYGELSESLEVFGKMRREGIKPDFRTWNSLIRWHCKFGHLDTAIDLFNEMQEQGLYPDPKIFIIIITHLVEQGRWDVIDKILENMQGRGHHKSGAIYAVLVDIYGQHGRFQDAEYCLNALKLEGLQLSPSIFCVLAHAYAQQGLCEQTVKVLQIMEAEGMEPNLIMLNMLINAFGNVGRHMEALSIYQHIKEMGITPDVITYSTLMKAFMRAKKFDQVPKIYSEMESVGCTPDRKAREMLQSALMIVEQRHMPFFSPDVLLIFCIISTSTG encoded by the exons ATGCATATGCAGCAAAATCTACTTTTTAGATCCATTCCAGCTATATGTACTCATAGTGTGTGGGGCTTTATACCTGTTTATCTGAAGCATCACATTAATCCAGTCAAACACAAGATACTACATATGTCATGTCAGCTTATATTGCAAAGTAAAGCTAAAAGGTGTGGCTTTTTAGTTAATTGTCTTATCGGAACCGTTGGCAACTCTAATAATGAGCACCAGACTTGTCATAGAAGTGGTGAGGAAATTTCATATGATTTATACAATGAGTCCATTTGTGAGTTGTGTGCTGAAGGTGACGTTGATAAGGCTATGAGGTTGCTCTCCGAGATGGAGGCGTTGGGTTTTCATCCAACTTTTGTATCTTATAGCAGCCTGATCGATGCCCTTGGAAGTGTTGGTAGGACTTTGGAAGCTGATGCAATCTTTCAAGAAATGTTATGTTTTAGTCGCAAACCAAGGATAAAGGCGTTCAATACCTTACTTAAGAGCTTCTTGAGAAAAGGCCTCTTAAGGCTGGCAGATAAGGTCTTGTTGTTACTCGAAGATTTGGCTATTGACAGGAACCTAGAAACTTATGAGATCCTGCTTGAATATTATGTCAATGCTGGGCGGTTGGAAGATACTTGGTTAATTGTTGCCAAAATGAAGAGAGAAAGTTATCCTTTAAATTCTTTTGTGTATAGTAAAATAATTGAACTGTATAGGGACAATGGCATGTGGAAAAAAGCACTAGGCATTGTGGAAGAGATCCGCGAGAAGGGGTTACGACTTGATAAGCGCCTCTTTAATAGTATCATTGATACTTTCGGCAAGTATGGTGAGTTGAGTGAGTCCTTAGAAGTGTTTGGAAAAATGCGCCGAGAAGGCATAAAGCCTGATTTTAGAACATGGAATTCTTTGATCCGGTGGCATTGCAAGTTTGGGCATCTAGATACTGCTATAGATTTGTTCAATGAGATGCAGGAGCAAGGACTATACCCTGATCCAAagatcttcattatcattattactCATTTAGTGGAGCAGGGCAGGTGGGATGTTATTGATAAAATTCTCGAGAATATGCAAGGGAGAGGACATCACAAGAGCGGGGCTATTTACGCTGTCTTGGTTGATATATATGGCCAGCACGGGAGATTTCAGGATGCAGAATATTGTTTAAATGCCCTCAAATTGGAAGGTCTTCAGCTTTCGCCTAGCATCTTTTGTGTCCTGGCCCATGCATACGCTCAGCAG GGATTATGTGAGCAGACTGTGAAGGTTCTGCAGATAATGGAAGCCGAAGGAATGGAACCAAACCTTATAATGCTAAATATGTTGATAAATGCTTTTGGGAATGTTGGTAGGCATATGGAGGCACTATCAATTTACCAGCATATAAAGGAAATG GGTATTACTCCTGATGTGATTACTTATAGCACTTTAATGAAGGCTTTTATGAGGGCTAAGAAGTTCGATCAG GTCCCCAAGATATATAGTGAAATGGAATCTGTTGGATGTACACCAGATAGAAAGGCTAGAGAAATGTTGCAATCAGCACTGATGATCGTTGAACAGAGACATATG